The following coding sequences lie in one Apium graveolens cultivar Ventura chromosome 3, ASM990537v1, whole genome shotgun sequence genomic window:
- the LOC141712251 gene encoding putative L-ascorbate peroxidase 6, chloroplastic/mitochondrial isoform X1: MAARLSLTLSPSSTAPSHGRVGRLISPIATARVSISFPLRSSPIVSRPFLHRQNKSAIRLSRKNLSTVSSPKCFASNIEELKSAREDFKELLKSTFCHPIMVRLGWHDAGTYNKNIEEWPQRGGANGSLRFEIEQKHAANAGLVNAVKLLQPIKDKYPGVTYADLFQLASATAVEDAGGPKIPMKYGRVDASGPDQCPEEGRLPDAGPPSPAAHLRDVFYRMGLGDKEIVALSGAHTLGRSRPERSGWGKPETKYTKDGPGAPGGQSWTAQWLKFDNSYFKDIKERRDADLLVLPTDAVLFEDPSFKVYAEKYAEDQEAFFKDYAEAHAKLSNGGAKFDPSEGFSLDAPSGPVPEKFVAAKYSSGKRELSDAMKEKIRAEYQAVGGSPDKPLQSNYFLNIIIVIAVLAILTSLLGN; the protein is encoded by the exons ATGGCCGCGCGTCTTTCTCTCACTTTATCTCCGTCGTCTACGGCGCCCTCTCACGGCCGCGTCGGTCGCCTTATCTCTCCCATCGCCACCGCCAGAGTTTCTATCTCCTTTCCTCTTCGATCATCTCCGATCGTTTCTCGCCCCTTCCTTCATCGC CAGAATAAGTCGGCGATTCGGTTGTCTAGGAAGAATCTGAGTACCGTGAGCTCCCCCAAATGCTTTGCTTCGAATATCGAAGAACTGAAGAGTGCCCGAGAAGATTTCAAAGAGCTACTCAAATCTACCTTTTGTCATCCTATTATG GTCCGTCTGGGATGGCACGATGCTGGCACTTACAACAAGAATATCGAAGAGTGGCCACAGAGAGGTGGAGCTAATGGAAGTTTAAGATTTGAAATAGAACAAAAACATGCGGCTAATGCTG GGCTTGTCAATGCTGTCAAGCTACTGCAGCCTATCAAAGACAAGTATCCAGGTGTGACCTATGCAGACCTATTCCAGTTGGCTAGTGCTACTGCTGTGGAG GATGCCGGAGGCCCTAAAATTCCTATGAAGTATGGAAGAGTAGATGCTTCTGGACCTGATCAATGTCCAGAAGAAGGGAGACTCCCAG ATGCGGGCCCGCCTTCTCCTGCTGCTCATTTGCGTGATGTGTTCTACAGGATGGGACTGGGTGATAAG GAAATAGTTGCACTTTCTGGTGCTCATACTTTAGGAAGGTCAAGACCAGAACGCAGCGGCTGGGGCAAACCGGAGACTAAATATACG AAAGATGGTCCTGGAGCTCCAGGAGGACAGTCTTGGACGGCGCAGTGGCTCAAATTTGACAACTCCTACTTCAAG GAtattaaagaaagaagagatgcGGATCTTCTAGTTTTGCCAACGGATGCTGTTCTTTTTGAAGACCCGTCATTCAAG GTTTATGCTGAGAAATATGCTGAGGACCAGGAAGCATTTTTCAAGGACTATGCTGAAGCCCATGCCAAACTCAGCAATGGTGGAGCCAAGTTTGATCCTTCTGAG GGTTTCTCTCTGGATGCTCCATCAGGCCCTGTGCCTGAGAAGTTTGTGGCTGCAAAGTATTCATCAGGAAAG AGAGAGCTGTCGGATGCAATGAAGGAGAAGATTAGAGCAGAGTATCAAGCTGTCGGGGGAAGCCCAGATAAGCCTCTCCAGTCAAACTATTTCCTTAATATAATAATTGTGATCGCAGTTTTGGCAATTTTGACATCTCTGCTTGGTAATTAG
- the LOC141712251 gene encoding putative L-ascorbate peroxidase 6, chloroplastic/mitochondrial isoform X2, whose amino-acid sequence MAARLSLTLSPSSTAPSHGRVGRLISPIATARVSISFPLRSSPIVSRPFLHRNKSAIRLSRKNLSTVSSPKCFASNIEELKSAREDFKELLKSTFCHPIMVRLGWHDAGTYNKNIEEWPQRGGANGSLRFEIEQKHAANAGLVNAVKLLQPIKDKYPGVTYADLFQLASATAVEDAGGPKIPMKYGRVDASGPDQCPEEGRLPDAGPPSPAAHLRDVFYRMGLGDKEIVALSGAHTLGRSRPERSGWGKPETKYTKDGPGAPGGQSWTAQWLKFDNSYFKDIKERRDADLLVLPTDAVLFEDPSFKVYAEKYAEDQEAFFKDYAEAHAKLSNGGAKFDPSEGFSLDAPSGPVPEKFVAAKYSSGKRELSDAMKEKIRAEYQAVGGSPDKPLQSNYFLNIIIVIAVLAILTSLLGN is encoded by the exons ATGGCCGCGCGTCTTTCTCTCACTTTATCTCCGTCGTCTACGGCGCCCTCTCACGGCCGCGTCGGTCGCCTTATCTCTCCCATCGCCACCGCCAGAGTTTCTATCTCCTTTCCTCTTCGATCATCTCCGATCGTTTCTCGCCCCTTCCTTCATCGC AATAAGTCGGCGATTCGGTTGTCTAGGAAGAATCTGAGTACCGTGAGCTCCCCCAAATGCTTTGCTTCGAATATCGAAGAACTGAAGAGTGCCCGAGAAGATTTCAAAGAGCTACTCAAATCTACCTTTTGTCATCCTATTATG GTCCGTCTGGGATGGCACGATGCTGGCACTTACAACAAGAATATCGAAGAGTGGCCACAGAGAGGTGGAGCTAATGGAAGTTTAAGATTTGAAATAGAACAAAAACATGCGGCTAATGCTG GGCTTGTCAATGCTGTCAAGCTACTGCAGCCTATCAAAGACAAGTATCCAGGTGTGACCTATGCAGACCTATTCCAGTTGGCTAGTGCTACTGCTGTGGAG GATGCCGGAGGCCCTAAAATTCCTATGAAGTATGGAAGAGTAGATGCTTCTGGACCTGATCAATGTCCAGAAGAAGGGAGACTCCCAG ATGCGGGCCCGCCTTCTCCTGCTGCTCATTTGCGTGATGTGTTCTACAGGATGGGACTGGGTGATAAG GAAATAGTTGCACTTTCTGGTGCTCATACTTTAGGAAGGTCAAGACCAGAACGCAGCGGCTGGGGCAAACCGGAGACTAAATATACG AAAGATGGTCCTGGAGCTCCAGGAGGACAGTCTTGGACGGCGCAGTGGCTCAAATTTGACAACTCCTACTTCAAG GAtattaaagaaagaagagatgcGGATCTTCTAGTTTTGCCAACGGATGCTGTTCTTTTTGAAGACCCGTCATTCAAG GTTTATGCTGAGAAATATGCTGAGGACCAGGAAGCATTTTTCAAGGACTATGCTGAAGCCCATGCCAAACTCAGCAATGGTGGAGCCAAGTTTGATCCTTCTGAG GGTTTCTCTCTGGATGCTCCATCAGGCCCTGTGCCTGAGAAGTTTGTGGCTGCAAAGTATTCATCAGGAAAG AGAGAGCTGTCGGATGCAATGAAGGAGAAGATTAGAGCAGAGTATCAAGCTGTCGGGGGAAGCCCAGATAAGCCTCTCCAGTCAAACTATTTCCTTAATATAATAATTGTGATCGCAGTTTTGGCAATTTTGACATCTCTGCTTGGTAATTAG
- the LOC141712251 gene encoding putative L-ascorbate peroxidase 6, chloroplastic/mitochondrial isoform X3 → MAARLSLTLSPSSTAPSHGRVGRLISPIATARVSISFPLRSSPIVSRPFLHRQNKSAIRLSRKNLSTVSSPKCFASNIEELKSAREDFKELLKSTFCHPIMVRLGWHDAGTYNKNIEEWPQRGGANGSLRFEIEQKHAANAGLVNAVKLLQPIKDKYPGVTYADLFQLASATAVEDAGGPKIPMKYGRVDASGPDQCPEEGRLPDAGPPSPAAHLRDVFYRMGLGDKEIVALSGAHTLGRSRPERSGWGKPETKYTKDGPGAPGGQSWTAQWLKFDNSYFKDIKERRDADLLVLPTDAVLFEDPSFKVYAEKYAEDQEAFFKDYAEAHAKLSNGGAKFDPSEGFSLDAPSGPVPEKFVAAKYSSGKD, encoded by the exons ATGGCCGCGCGTCTTTCTCTCACTTTATCTCCGTCGTCTACGGCGCCCTCTCACGGCCGCGTCGGTCGCCTTATCTCTCCCATCGCCACCGCCAGAGTTTCTATCTCCTTTCCTCTTCGATCATCTCCGATCGTTTCTCGCCCCTTCCTTCATCGC CAGAATAAGTCGGCGATTCGGTTGTCTAGGAAGAATCTGAGTACCGTGAGCTCCCCCAAATGCTTTGCTTCGAATATCGAAGAACTGAAGAGTGCCCGAGAAGATTTCAAAGAGCTACTCAAATCTACCTTTTGTCATCCTATTATG GTCCGTCTGGGATGGCACGATGCTGGCACTTACAACAAGAATATCGAAGAGTGGCCACAGAGAGGTGGAGCTAATGGAAGTTTAAGATTTGAAATAGAACAAAAACATGCGGCTAATGCTG GGCTTGTCAATGCTGTCAAGCTACTGCAGCCTATCAAAGACAAGTATCCAGGTGTGACCTATGCAGACCTATTCCAGTTGGCTAGTGCTACTGCTGTGGAG GATGCCGGAGGCCCTAAAATTCCTATGAAGTATGGAAGAGTAGATGCTTCTGGACCTGATCAATGTCCAGAAGAAGGGAGACTCCCAG ATGCGGGCCCGCCTTCTCCTGCTGCTCATTTGCGTGATGTGTTCTACAGGATGGGACTGGGTGATAAG GAAATAGTTGCACTTTCTGGTGCTCATACTTTAGGAAGGTCAAGACCAGAACGCAGCGGCTGGGGCAAACCGGAGACTAAATATACG AAAGATGGTCCTGGAGCTCCAGGAGGACAGTCTTGGACGGCGCAGTGGCTCAAATTTGACAACTCCTACTTCAAG GAtattaaagaaagaagagatgcGGATCTTCTAGTTTTGCCAACGGATGCTGTTCTTTTTGAAGACCCGTCATTCAAG GTTTATGCTGAGAAATATGCTGAGGACCAGGAAGCATTTTTCAAGGACTATGCTGAAGCCCATGCCAAACTCAGCAATGGTGGAGCCAAGTTTGATCCTTCTGAG GGTTTCTCTCTGGATGCTCCATCAGGCCCTGTGCCTGAGAAGTTTGTGGCTGCAAAGTATTCATCAGGAAAG GATTAA